CTTACATCCAAGAGCAATTCAATGCCTCGTGGGGCAAATGTCATACCGCCGCCCAGGCAATGAGCTGCTTTTTTCAACACATTCTTCAACTACCAGCCATCCGAGCTCGCTCGTTTTATCCGCTCAAACGACAAGTGTACCCCAATATACTCAGTCAGCAAGAGGTGGGAATGGTTTTAAATTGTTGTGAAATCTTGCAACACAAGGCCATTGTATCAGTTTTTTATGGAACGGGCGTTCGCCTGAGTGAATTACAACACCTGAAATTGAGCGACCTTGATAGACCCAATTTACGGCTTCGAGTAGCCCATGGCAAGGGTAATAAAGAACGCTACACCTTACTTTCAGAGAAGTTACTGAGTTTATTAGAAGAATATTGGCGAGCGTATCGCCCCAAAGTTTACCTTTTTGAGGGAAGACTGTTAGGCAAGCCCATGAAGGCTCGAACGATTCAGTTTCATGTAGCCAGTGCTATGGGTCGAGCGGGCTTGTTGAGTCCCGAGCGTCGATTGTCATGTCATACTTTGCGTCATAGTTTTGCTACCCACCTGCTGGATGCGGGCACCGACGTCCACACGATTCAACAGTTGTTGGGTCATTCTCACATCTCCACGACGATGGTGTATTTACATCTGCAAGAGAGCAAACGTCGCAATATCATCAATCCTGTAGATAGTTTCCTCTGATGAGTAAGCAAGAAAGTTTACAGGGGATTTTTATAAAAGCTCAGAACTTAAGCTTTAATCCATACTCCAAGCGTGTTTTTGGTCAACTGAGCACTTGCCGCACCCTTGCCAATGGCTATCATCTGAGTCAGTGTAGCGATTGTGGGCATCAGCAGATGCAGTTTCATGGCTGTGGGAATCGGCATTGTTTGTTTTGTGGACACTTCGGTCGAGAGCAATGGGTCGGCCAACGTCGAGCAGAATTATTGCCAACGACATACTATCATGTGGTCTTTACACTACCCCATGAATTGACTGGTTTGGTGATGGGCAATCGTACGTTACTGTATAATTTGTTACTGGAGTCATCCTCTCAGACGCTCATACAGTTTGGTAAAGACCCCAAATATCTGGGAGCTGAAATTGGTATAACGTCGGTATTGCACACGTGGGGCCAGAATTTGTCGTTTCATCCGCATGTTCACTGCATTGTCAGTGGGGGAGGATTTGACGGAAATCAATGGCAAAATAGTAAGCGAGTCAGAGGGAAGTTTCTGTTTCCAGTGGGAGCAATGAAGATAGTCTTCAAGGGCATTTTGATGAAAGGTTTGCGAAAACTACGGCCCAAACTACGACTTGATAAGCTTAATTTTGAAGACTTATTAAGTCAGATTGGTCAGAAAGCGTGGAATGTGTATGCCAAACGTCCCTTTGGTGGAGCGATGGGCGTTTTAGAATACTTAGGTAGATACACTCACCGAATCGCCATCAGTAGTAGTCGCATCACCGAGGTAGGGCAAACGACGGTGAGTTTTCACTACAAAGACTACGCCGATGGGAGTAAAGTCAAACAAATGACCTTGAGTCATGAAGAATTCCTGCGGCGTTTTGAGCAGCATATCCTTCCGAGGTATTTTGTTAAGATTAGACATTATGGATATTTACGCAACCGAGGTAAGCAAGAACGGCTCAAACAGATACTTGCGAGCCTGCAATTATCGGAGCGGAAGCCTATACCCAAGCTAACTGTTGAGCAGTTTATGCAGGAAAAATATGGGACAGGCCTTGGAAAGTGTCCATGTTGTGGCGAAGGAAGAATGGTCTCGATAGCCGTGATTTATAGTCTTCGTTGCGAGCCAATACAAGCATCATTCCAAGTGAGAAACAAGGCTTCACCGGTGTAAAGATTGATTGAAAAGAGGCGACATCAATCAAACGACATTTGGCAAAAATTAATCCCAAGGTTTGGGTAGGGGTATTTATTGCTCAATTGCATCAAAACACCAAAGAAAGCCATGGTTTAAGCCAAAAATAGTTGAAAGGGGAGAATAAACACATCTACTTTTTGCCCTAATAAATTGCTTGGCATGCCCCGTTGTCGGCCAACACAAGATAGACAAAAGCCCGATATACCTTCGAGTACATCGGGCTTTATTATAGGGGCTTTCGTCTATCTTTAAGATTGTTGGAGAGAAACCAACTTTGAGTGCCAACGCTGATAAACTGTCGCCAAAAATGGTGGGTGCTAAGAACTGAAAAGCGAAGAATCTGCTCTGCCTAAATGTGGCTCACCAAATCTGCATACTAAGTTCTGAAAAAAGAAGTTGAAAAGCAAAAGAATTTATTTTTCGGAGTGAAATTTGAGCAAATTCCACGCATTGGAAACGTCGAAAGTGACTATGCGTTTGATAAAAAAGACCTATTTCAGCTACATACATTTATTAATTCCATAAATCTGCTCTAATTCCATCGAAAACAGATGATTTTATAAACTCACTCGGCTTGAATAAATTAATATTTTTCTTAAATTCTTTTTGGAGTTTTGTTTTTAGAGACCCTAAAACTGTTTTCCCATGACAGTATCTTTTTGGATTTTCCTTTAATGATTTTTCTGCAAACTCTACATTGTAACCAGCTTGGTGTCCATTTTTGCTTTTTAAAGATTTGTCTGAGAGACTATTAACAAATTTGCTTCTCGTTTTCGAGAAAGTATCTTCAATAGATTCGTTTATTATTTCCTCTGCTCGTTCGATTGAAATTTCAGGATATAAAAAATTTATGTGTTTGGGTTCTAATAATTGTGACTCAATATCAGTACCTTCAGTTATATAATGATACATAATATTACTGCTATAGCTTTCAACTATTTCCTGTATTTCATGTGCCTCTGAGTAGTCTCGGTCACGGTGGATTGCAATTTTGACTTTAGGGGCATTTTTAAGTATGTATGCAGATAAAACATTTGCAGTTTTAACATCAGAGCAACCTTTATATGACCAAATTTCTATTTCGTCTAATGGTATATTCGATGATTGGACGACTGTTTGTATAGGTGTTTTATTCTCATCTTCTGTTAACAATATGAGTTTAATTTTACCATTTTTTACTAAATCTCCCTTATCTAATGCTCCAATATCCATTAAAACATTAATTATACTTATATCCTCGTTGACTAATTTTCCTGAATTAATCCAATTAATCTTTGATATAGGTTCGAGTTCGTAAAGAAAATGTCTCGAATGTGTACTAATAATAATTTGAAATTCTCTATCAATAGATAATTCAAAGAGCTTTTTTGCAAGTTTTCTCTGATTATTGGGGTGTAAGTGAGCATCAGGCTCATCAAGAAGTAGTATTTTAGGTTTATAAATATTGATGTATGAGAGAATCTGAATTATTTGCAGAAAACCTGTTCCAGCAGCATCTATAGGTAATATTTTATCATCATATTTTATATATATATTCAAATGCTCATCTCTTTCCGCATTGAAAGAGATAATTATCTCTACTTCAGGAAATATATCTTTTATATCAGCAATGAATAAATCCCAATTTTTTTTATTTGTATTTAATAACCAAATTATGTTCCGAAATACATTATTCGCATCTCCTCGTGCAGCAGCTCTTCTAACAATTCCAGGACTTTTTAATTCTTCAAAAGATGGAATTCCGGCAAGTCCTGGTACATAAATAGAAAATGGCTCTTCAATTTTTCGTAATAACTCTCCAAGTGGTTTATTGTGAATTTCTGTTGCAATATTTTTGTTTTTCCCTTTTCTTATTAATACTTTAGTAGCATTTGAACTATCTTTCTCTGTAAATTCTATTTGAATTGCTGATTTAAGTTCTGTCTTTAGTTTGCCCCCAAAAGCTAAGGAGTAAACATCACGAAATGGAGCATAAATTAATTGTTCTGGTGTAAGTGATGTCGGAAGTTTTTTGGTTTGGTTATTCCATCTTGTATTCTCAAAATTCGTTGTTTGTGCAACAGAAATAGCAAACTGGATAGCTTGAAGGATACTACTCTTACCTGAATTGTTTGAACCAACCAAGACATTGATGTTGTCAAGTACAAGTGATAGATTTGCAATGTTTTTAAAATTACTTATTTCTATTTTTTCTATCATAGTATCTTGTCAAAATTTAAATTTAGTGGATAATTCTTTTTAACATTTTTTTGTTCTCATTCCAACCAAAAGCATTGTGATGATTCTGATAAGATGTTGATTATAAGGTTTTTAATTATGAACTTTTACATAATGCGTAAGTTGGACTTTTTGGACTTGGCGAACCACGCTAATAAATTGTCCACAGGACAATTTGAGGCACAGACCAACCCAATCCTACAAAATATGCTGTTGAAAACCAAACTTGCACACCTACCATTACCCGCCTATAAAATGTCCCAAGCCTAATCTGCATACCAAGGTCTAAAAAAAGAAATTGAAATGCAAAAAAAAATATTTGTCGGGGTGAAATTTGAGTGGATACCACGCTAATCGAGTGTCGAAAATGAGTATGCGTTAGGAATTTTACTGAGAATTTAGGTTTGAAAACTTCGTGTTTGTCCTGTTTCCTGAGCCTAAAAACCTAAGAATATGTTAAAGTTACATTAGTTCAATGTCAATTATTTTGCCCATTTGTCTTACATTTTTATTTCCTTGTTGTAAATATTCGTTTACTACTTTCCCGAATTCTGAATTAATATCGTTGATTTGAATGTATTGAGTGTCAATAACTCTTGTCAGTGCCATCAATACCCAAGTCGCTGCATACATACTTTTTCGTTGTTCGTTATTTTGATTTAAAAACATATCTTCAATTAAGAATTTTTCTGCATCGGGGTCTTCTCTTTTCTGATTGAAAAATTTGTCAATAGCAAAACAGGCAACCGACCATGCTTCCAAACCTCTACACGATTCATAATAAATCACTCTTGATTCATTAGGACTTGGAACAATTAATTGAGATTTGTCCTCAACAGTACCATCCCAAAACATAAAGTCATGTTTTTCTAACTCATCTAAATGCTTCCATGTTCCTCTTTTTTTATGTTTTGAATCTTCTATGTTTCCATATTCATTAATAATTGCACTTTCAATACTTGGCTCTGTACTTACTCCATTACCTAACCGTTGAGTATTTGATTCAAGTAAAACCAAAAGAGATTCATATGGTGTACAACCATTTACTTTGCCTTTTAAATTAAGAAAGTTGAAAATTTCTGTTATTTCACTTTCGCTATGAGTTTGTCGAAAGTCAATTAATAATTCTCCTTCATCTTCCGAGTCGAAAGGTTCTAAATTTAAATCTATTTGAAATTTTTTTGCTACAAAATTACAAAAATCAACAACTGTCTTTTTTATTCGATACGACTTTGTCCTTGTAGAATGTTTCTTTACATTCAATTTTTTCGCTTTAAATACTTCCCAATTACATAATTCAACATGTCGAATTAATTGTTCTTTTCCTCCATTTGCAACAACAATATTTGCACTCCCGAATATCGAAATAATAATTTCTTTTTCTAATCTATGGCAGTCTTGGGCTTCATCAATTAAAACGTTCATTTATACCACTTGAATAATTAGATAAAATTTATTAATATTACAAAATAATTTCATATAAAATAAATAAGGCAACTATATTTTTATCGAATATCTACAATTATGTCTAAAAACATTGCTTATCTAAGGGTTTCAACCGTTGACCAAGACCTTGAGAAAAACAAAGCTGAACTTTTACATTTAGCCAATGATAAGAATTTGGGTAAAGTCGAATTTATAGAAGAAAAGGCTTCTGGTAGAATTCATTGGAAACAAAGAAAAATCGGATATATTATTGAACAACTTACTTTTGGAGATACAATTTTGTTAAGTGAGTTTTCTCGATTAGGGCGTAGTATGCTGGAGTGCATGGAAATTATTTCGATAGCCACTCAGAAAGGAATTAAGATTTATACTGTTAAAGGGAATTGGCAATTAGACGAATCTATTCAAAGTAAAGTAATGGCAATGGTATTTTCAATGGCGGCTGAAATAGAAAGAGATTTAATTTCTAAAAGAACCAAAGAAGCTCTTCAAACAAAAAAAGCTAATGGCGTGAAACTTGGTAGACCAAAAGGAGCAGGTAAAAGTAAATTAGATAAATACAAAGTAGAAATAGAAGCTTTGCTTGCCAACGGTTCGACTAAGAAATTTATTGCTAAGAGATATAATTCTTCAGAATCCAACTTGTTTAATTGGTTGCTGAAAAATAAGACGGTTGAAAATTTTTAAACCCTGTCACTAATAATGACTAAAAATAATATCATTTCTGATTTAAAAACAGAAAATAACTTCGCCTTTGGTGAGTTATATCGAGAATATTTTGCAGTTGTAAAACGCTTTATTTTGAATAACAATGGTTCGGAAGTAGATGCTCAAGATGTATTTCAGGATACAATGCTTATATTGCTCGAAAAACTTCGCAATGATGATTTCGTATTAACTGCCTCTATGAAAACCTACATTATGGCTATTGCCAAACATTTATGGTTAAAGAAAATACGTGATGCTGTACAAATAATTGAGATTTCTGATAATCATCATCAATCCTTTTTTGAAGAGATTACTGTATCTATTGAGCAAGAAAAAACTTATATGGATAAGCTTCAATACTATATGACTAAAATAACTGACCATTGTAATCGGTTATTACACGATATGTTTTTCAAGAATAAATCAATCGAAGAAATTCAGCAGCAATACGGTTATAGCACCAAGCACAATGCTCAAAATCAAAAACATAAATGCATAGAGCAAATTAGAAAAGTAAAAGAACAAAAAAATGAATAAATTTATAATTCTGTGTATTTTAGTGATGGGTTCAATTTTGTCTGCCAACGCACAAACCGACACAATAATTAAAGAAATTGCTCAGAAATGGGCAAATGCAAAAGACTATACCCTAAAAACGATTGAGGCGATGCCCGAAGATAAGTTCGGATTTCGACCAATGAATGAAGAAATGACTTTTTCGGAGCAGATTACTCATATTTCGGGCAATATGTTGTGGCTTTCATCTTCACATTTAACGAAAACAAAACCTTCAATTACAAAAGAAAGTTTTACGGGAAAAAGTAAAAAAGAAATACTCGATTTACTCAATCAATCTTTTGATTTTGTTCAGGAAGCATTTCAAAACCTCAATGAAACAGACCTAAACACGCAGGTAGAACTTTTTGGCAAACCTGTTTCTAAACGTCAAATAGTTTGGCTTATTCATGACCACCTAACTCATCATCGTGGACAATTAGCTGTATATCTTCGCCTAAATAATATAAAACCACCCCAATATATTGGCTGGTAATTCAAATAAAAGAAATCTTTTTCAAATCACTCACCGTTTGGTGGGTGATTTTTTTTGTGTTTAGGTATTAATGTAAAAACAGATATCCTGAATACAATGAAAACTCTAAGCGAAGTTCGAGGATTAGACGTTGATACAAAAATTGATGATTTTTCGGCAACAGATATTTTTGATAACCCATATACATTCTCTAACGCTTTAAAGAAGGGGAAAGTAGTATTAATATTTATCCGTGGACAATGGTGTCCGTTTTGTAATAAACATTTGGTAAAAATACAGAAAGGTCTTCCCAAAATTTATGAAAAAGGGGCGAGTGTGGTGGTGATTTCTCCCGAAAAATCAGAGTTTATCAAGCAAACTATTGAAAAAACAGGAGCTGAGTTTACTATTTTATATGACAAAGACTATGCAATAGCTAAAACATTCGACGGGCTTTTTTTGCCAAATAATACCCAGCGTTTTATCTATAATACTGTTTTGGGTGCGAAGCTAAAACAAAGCCATTCTGATGATTCGGAGCAACTCCCAGTACCTGCCACATATATCATTAACGAAGATTTTACTATCAAATGGAGGCATTTTAATCCGAATTACATAAATAGGTCGGGGGTGTCCGAAATTCTAAATCATTTATAATCATTTCAATTATGGTAGCGAACATTAAATATTGGGATACTCTCAAACATAAACTACTTACTTATTTTAGACAGGGTTTGAGTACCCTCGAAATTATAAAAAGTGTGGTAATTAGTATTTTGATGACTATTATCCCTTTTTACGGGCTAACTACCATTGCTCTGACAACAATCTCTGTCAAATTTAAACTGAATTTACCACTGATGCTTGCAGTTAGCTACATAGCTACGCCTTTGCAAATAATGCTTTTTCTACCTTTTATTCATGTTGGAGAATATGTATTCGGCGTAAAACATTCACTGCTAAACATAAAAGATATTCAAGAATCATTTGAAACAGGCTTTTTTACAACAATTGAGAAACTTTCATTTGAGTTGTTGTGCGGCTTGAGCGGATGGATTTTAGTTGCATTTCCGTTGGCAATCATTACTTATTATACAACTACTTGTGGTTTAAGTCCACTACTCAAAACAAAATGCAGAAAATAAAATAACATGGAAAACTGGCAAATCAATTTATCGCTAATTCCGAGTATAGCCGTGATACTTACCAGTACCAACAGAATGGCATTGGGGCTTACCGATGAGATAAATATACGCTTATTGCAGAATAAAGAAGTATTTATTGACATTTTACCATTAAAAATCAAACAACTAAAACGCCTGAGTTTAGCCATCATATTGATGTATATCTCATTGGCAATGTTAGTCTTTAATGCTTTAATAACAGCCTTGTTTCAGCTCAAAAGTAGCGACTCTAAAATATTAATTTTTGGTGCAATTACTATTTTTTTGATAGCCATTGGTGTAAAAATTAGTTTTTCGTTTCATGCGTATAAAATCAGACAACAACAATTTTTGAAATTTATAAAACAATAATTTAAACAAACATCAAATGAAAACCGTAATTCTGATTGCTATGGGCATTTCAGCCCTCTTTGCTTATACAAATTTTTCAAATGTAAACTTCAAAGAAAACACGAAAGAAGGAATACATTTTCATCAAGGCACTTGGGAAGAAGCCCTTGAATTAGCAAAAAAAGAAAATAAAGTTATTTTCTTAGATGTGTATGCTACTTGGTGTGGTCCTTGTAAGATGCTCAAACGACTTACTTTTTCTAATAAAAAAGTAGGTTCATTCTACAATGAAAATTTTATCAATGTTGCCCTTGATGGAGAAAGTGGCGAAGGTCCTGCCGTTGCACGATTATACGGTGTAAGAGCCTATCCATCATTGTTATTCGTTGATTCTAACGGAAAACTCATTAATCATTCAGCAGGTTTTCGACCACCATCTGACTTCATAGACTTAGGAAAATCAATCATCGGAAAATAATATGTTTCAAGACAAAATAACCATGTACGGGGCAGCGTGGTGTCCAGACTGCCGCCGTACCAAAGATTTCTTAGAAAAAAATCAAATAAAATTTGAATACATCAATGTGGACGTTAGCCCAGAAGCATCGGCTATTGTAGAAGGCATTAACAAAGGAAAAAGAATTATTCCAACCTTAATTATCAACGACCAACCCTACTCTAACCCTCAAAATCATCAACTTTCAAAAGTTTTGGGGATTAACAAACAGGGGACAACTGTACTTTTCGGAGCAGATTGGTGTCCTGATTGCAGAAGAGCCAAGCGTTTTTTGCAAGATAATCAAATCAATTTCAAGTTTGTCGATGTAGATACTACACCACAGGCTGCCGAATTTGTGATGAGCATAAACAAGGGTAAACGCATTATTCCAACTATTCTTATCAATGAAACACCCTATTCCAACCCATCGAATGCTGTTTTAACAGAAGTTTTGGAATTGGATAAAGCAGCCGACCAACGCATCTACGACGTGGTGATAATAGGAGGCGGAGCGGCAGGATTGACCACTGCAATTTATGCCCAAAGAGATAAATTCGATACCCTCATATTAGAAAAAAAGAATATAGGTGGTAATGCCTTTATTACCAAAAAGATAGAGAACTATCCAGGTTTTAAAGAAGTATCTGGCCCGGAATTGATGGATAGAATGGCGGAGCAAGCCATTACTTTAGGTACGAAAATCGAGACAGGAGAAGATGTTACTTCTATTGAAAAAACAGATGATTTCTTTAAAATTCACACTTATAACGGCTCCTTCAAAGGTAAATCCGTAGTAATTGCCACGGGTAGCACCTACCGTACATTAGGTGTAGACGGTGAAGCAGAACTTATTGGGGCTGGTGTACATTTTTGTGCAACTTGCGATGGTGCTTTTTATCGTGATAAAGAAGTAATAGTTGTAGGCGGTGGTAATAGTGCCTTAGAAGAAGGAATGTTTTTGGCAAGTTTTTGTAAAAAAGTAAGTATTGTGCATCGAGGTGAAAGTTTTTCAGCTACTGAAACTTATATCGAAAAACTGTCTTCTTTTTCCAACATTCAGACTTATCTTAATCATTCAGTTACGGCATTTAATGCGGATGAAAATGGCGTTTTTCAGTCGGCTACTTTAAAAAATAACCTAAACGAAAGCTTTATTGACCTAAAAGCAAATGGTGTTTTTGTATTTGTAGGCTTACAACCTAATACACAAAACTATGAAAGCCTGTTAAATTTATCGCAAAGCAAACACATTCTTACCAAAGGATTAAATAAAACGAACGTAGATGGCATATTTGCAGCAGGAGATGTACGTTTTGGGGCTATTGCCCAAGTAGCTGCCGCAACTGGTGAAGGCGTAGTTGCGAGCTATGGCGTAAGAGAGTATCTGACTAAATGATTAAATCATGGAAATTATTTTGAATTCAATCATCACTTGCCCAACCTGTGGGTATCAGAAAGAAGAAACTATGCCTACCGATTCCTGCCAATTTTTCTATGAATGTGAAAGTTGCAAAACAGTTTTAAAGCCCAAAGAGGGCGATTGCTGTGTATTTTGTAGCTACGGAACAGTTAAATGTCCACCAATTCAAGAGCATAAATCGTGTTGTTAATTCAAAAATAAAAATCGTAGAAAAAATCACTCACTTGTGGGTGATTTTTTCTGTTTTAGGGTATTAACAATAAAACTTAAAATTATGCAATTACTGAACTATTCTATCGGAGCATTTTTTTCAGTGATGTTTGCCATTAATCCATCTTTCATCATAGAAAGAAGTAAAGATTCAAATCAAATTTTTTATGTAGTTAATGAGCAACAACAAATGCTTGACATAACAGAACCCATAAATTTTTATTGGATTAAGCATACCGAGAACGGTAAGAAAGAAGCCCTAACATGGATTCAAGAAAAATATTCTTATGGGTTAAAGTACTTAAAGAAAACACCCAATGAAGCCATCTTTCAGTTTGTTTCTTACAATAAACAGAATTTTTATTTAAGAAAAGATACCGATGGTACATTCAAAGTTTTCACTGTTTTCAACAAAAAAAACATGATTGTGAATCGAATTTATATTCATATAAAAGGTGGAACATTTTGGATGCCCAAAATTCCACAAATTGATATTGAAGGAATTGAATTAAAAACAAGCCAAAAAATAACCGAAGTTTTCAAACCATGAGAAATCAACCCTTAACTACCGCAAGATATGACAAATCTATGTATAGATAACCTACAAGATATTAAAGTTCTTCTGCTACAATTAGAAGATGAACACTATACTTTTAAGTCAAATTTCTTGTATGGTGCAAGTATAGGACAGCACCTAAGGCACATTCTCGAATTTTATGAGCGTGTATTTACACTCAAC
This Emticicia oligotrophica DSM 17448 DNA region includes the following protein-coding sequences:
- a CDS encoding DUF2062 domain-containing protein, giving the protein MVANIKYWDTLKHKLLTYFRQGLSTLEIIKSVVISILMTIIPFYGLTTIALTTISVKFKLNLPLMLAVSYIATPLQIMLFLPFIHVGEYVFGVKHSLLNIKDIQESFETGFFTTIEKLSFELLCGLSGWILVAFPLAIITYYTTTCGLSPLLKTKCRK
- a CDS encoding IS91 family transposase; this translates as MSKQESLQGIFIKAQNLSFNPYSKRVFGQLSTCRTLANGYHLSQCSDCGHQQMQFHGCGNRHCLFCGHFGREQWVGQRRAELLPTTYYHVVFTLPHELTGLVMGNRTLLYNLLLESSSQTLIQFGKDPKYLGAEIGITSVLHTWGQNLSFHPHVHCIVSGGGFDGNQWQNSKRVRGKFLFPVGAMKIVFKGILMKGLRKLRPKLRLDKLNFEDLLSQIGQKAWNVYAKRPFGGAMGVLEYLGRYTHRIAISSSRITEVGQTTVSFHYKDYADGSKVKQMTLSHEEFLRRFEQHILPRYFVKIRHYGYLRNRGKQERLKQILASLQLSERKPIPKLTVEQFMQEKYGTGLGKCPCCGEGRMVSIAVIYSLRCEPIQASFQVRNKASPV
- a CDS encoding DUF4833 domain-containing protein; the protein is MQLLNYSIGAFFSVMFAINPSFIIERSKDSNQIFYVVNEQQQMLDITEPINFYWIKHTENGKKEALTWIQEKYSYGLKYLKKTPNEAIFQFVSYNKQNFYLRKDTDGTFKVFTVFNKKNMIVNRIYIHIKGGTFWMPKIPQIDIEGIELKTSQKITEVFKP
- a CDS encoding AAA family ATPase; protein product: MIEKIEISNFKNIANLSLVLDNINVLVGSNNSGKSSILQAIQFAISVAQTTNFENTRWNNQTKKLPTSLTPEQLIYAPFRDVYSLAFGGKLKTELKSAIQIEFTEKDSSNATKVLIRKGKNKNIATEIHNKPLGELLRKIEEPFSIYVPGLAGIPSFEELKSPGIVRRAAARGDANNVFRNIIWLLNTNKKNWDLFIADIKDIFPEVEIIISFNAERDEHLNIYIKYDDKILPIDAAGTGFLQIIQILSYINIYKPKILLLDEPDAHLHPNNQRKLAKKLFELSIDREFQIIISTHSRHFLYELEPISKINWINSGKLVNEDISIINVLMDIGALDKGDLVKNGKIKLILLTEDENKTPIQTVVQSSNIPLDEIEIWSYKGCSDVKTANVLSAYILKNAPKVKIAIHRDRDYSEAHEIQEIVESYSSNIMYHYITEGTDIESQLLEPKHINFLYPEISIERAEEIINESIEDTFSKTRSKFVNSLSDKSLKSKNGHQAGYNVEFAEKSLKENPKRYCHGKTVLGSLKTKLQKEFKKNINLFKPSEFIKSSVFDGIRADLWN
- a CDS encoding GDCCVxC domain-containing (seleno)protein, with product MEIILNSIITCPTCGYQKEETMPTDSCQFFYECESCKTVLKPKEGDCCVFCSYGTVKCPPIQEHKSCC
- a CDS encoding peroxiredoxin-like family protein, with the translated sequence MKTLSEVRGLDVDTKIDDFSATDIFDNPYTFSNALKKGKVVLIFIRGQWCPFCNKHLVKIQKGLPKIYEKGASVVVISPEKSEFIKQTIEKTGAEFTILYDKDYAIAKTFDGLFLPNNTQRFIYNTVLGAKLKQSHSDDSEQLPVPATYIINEDFTIKWRHFNPNYINRSGVSEILNHL
- a CDS encoding tyrosine-type recombinase/integrase, which encodes MRELENYLRAKRYSPRTVNNYSYEIRYLLSHYSDRSAYSLVQTDIINYLTYIQEQFNASWGKCHTAAQAMSCFFQHILQLPAIRARSFYPLKRQVYPNILSQQEVGMVLNCCEILQHKAIVSVFYGTGVRLSELQHLKLSDLDRPNLRLRVAHGKGNKERYTLLSEKLLSLLEEYWRAYRPKVYLFEGRLLGKPMKARTIQFHVASAMGRAGLLSPERRLSCHTLRHSFATHLLDAGTDVHTIQQLLGHSHISTTMVYLHLQESKRRNIINPVDSFL
- a CDS encoding recombinase family protein; this translates as MSKNIAYLRVSTVDQDLEKNKAELLHLANDKNLGKVEFIEEKASGRIHWKQRKIGYIIEQLTFGDTILLSEFSRLGRSMLECMEIISIATQKGIKIYTVKGNWQLDESIQSKVMAMVFSMAAEIERDLISKRTKEALQTKKANGVKLGRPKGAGKSKLDKYKVEIEALLANGSTKKFIAKRYNSSESNLFNWLLKNKTVENF
- a CDS encoding thioredoxin family protein, with protein sequence MKTVILIAMGISALFAYTNFSNVNFKENTKEGIHFHQGTWEEALELAKKENKVIFLDVYATWCGPCKMLKRLTFSNKKVGSFYNENFINVALDGESGEGPAVARLYGVRAYPSLLFVDSNGKLINHSAGFRPPSDFIDLGKSIIGK
- a CDS encoding FAD-dependent oxidoreductase — encoded protein: MFQDKITMYGAAWCPDCRRTKDFLEKNQIKFEYINVDVSPEASAIVEGINKGKRIIPTLIINDQPYSNPQNHQLSKVLGINKQGTTVLFGADWCPDCRRAKRFLQDNQINFKFVDVDTTPQAAEFVMSINKGKRIIPTILINETPYSNPSNAVLTEVLELDKAADQRIYDVVIIGGGAAGLTTAIYAQRDKFDTLILEKKNIGGNAFITKKIENYPGFKEVSGPELMDRMAEQAITLGTKIETGEDVTSIEKTDDFFKIHTYNGSFKGKSVVIATGSTYRTLGVDGEAELIGAGVHFCATCDGAFYRDKEVIVVGGGNSALEEGMFLASFCKKVSIVHRGESFSATETYIEKLSSFSNIQTYLNHSVTAFNADENGVFQSATLKNNLNESFIDLKANGVFVFVGLQPNTQNYESLLNLSQSKHILTKGLNKTNVDGIFAAGDVRFGAIAQVAAATGEGVVASYGVREYLTK
- a CDS encoding RNA polymerase sigma factor, with amino-acid sequence MTKNNIISDLKTENNFAFGELYREYFAVVKRFILNNNGSEVDAQDVFQDTMLILLEKLRNDDFVLTASMKTYIMAIAKHLWLKKIRDAVQIIEISDNHHQSFFEEITVSIEQEKTYMDKLQYYMTKITDHCNRLLHDMFFKNKSIEEIQQQYGYSTKHNAQNQKHKCIEQIRKVKEQKNE
- a CDS encoding DinB family protein, which encodes MNKFIILCILVMGSILSANAQTDTIIKEIAQKWANAKDYTLKTIEAMPEDKFGFRPMNEEMTFSEQITHISGNMLWLSSSHLTKTKPSITKESFTGKSKKEILDLLNQSFDFVQEAFQNLNETDLNTQVELFGKPVSKRQIVWLIHDHLTHHRGQLAVYLRLNNIKPPQYIGW